One region of Eremothecium gossypii ATCC 10895 chromosome II, complete sequence genomic DNA includes:
- a CDS encoding ABL119Cp (Syntenic homolog of Saccharomyces cerevisiae YMR282C (AEP2)): protein MMVDFSPSRRRMGTQELSLKPQVETPGIKLLAVMFCRYHLIRQLKQVQAASRTRYAHSVPQSRPTLKERLAALHEKQQLSLLPPDAVKRVSENNPAVLIDCDARTLLQLFLAALQTDPQKTTLSELLSQEEGFSVFIHRLLPTYTPSSDLKHLVSKDGTTALLQKLYGFYREQFADAPIGRPSPGRLHDANSFARWFMAESKLRLARTVFAELVGNPTELAKLPRDTETIITLLQLHLGAKHIFWRDPGNSVGRGGQLFTPAHMAVVTAYNSLGEETLLRLLRLLQSDPQWKSVCSPDLDRNIILALAFHNRLDLVHAQAARYYAPAAPGHGLPSTPLLPDGALVGAVVTAFAFKHQLAQGLAIAYQFLDRFTHLPNEHELWKIIFTWLARRHPTGSQGAALYDEAWSKMRTRYAEHGQPTPYDYSIARASYRIVRRDSSLRRVRALLNDYMSPLYQQPAVAPRDRLLLLKCQAHIVGRLVRARRNSAAADFVDQWALDSEARSHLLEHIAARASSRTDADDDDAGDGLYLTGAPLW, encoded by the coding sequence ATGATGGTTGATTTTTCACCGAGTCGACGTAGAATGGGCACTCAAGAGCTGAGTCTTAAACCGCAGGTTGAGACGCCTGGTATTAAATTGCTTGCCGTGATGTTTTGCAGGTACCATCTTATACGACAACTGAAGCAGGTGCAGGCCGCTTCAAGGACACGATACGCTCACAGCGTCCCGCAATCGCGGCCAACTTTGAAAGAAAGGCTGGCAGCATTACATGAGAAGCAACAACTGTCGCTGCTGCCTCCAGACGCAGTAAAACGAGTATCCGAAAATAACCCGGCTGTGCTGATAGACTGTGATGCACGGACGCTCCTCCAGCTCTTCTTAGCGGCCCTCCAAACAGACCCGCAGAAAACGACGCTCTCTGAGCTACTGTCTCAGGAGGAAGGCTTTTCTGTGTTCATCCACAGACTATTACCCACATATACTCCGTCGAGTGACCTGAAACACTTGGTTTCAAAGGATGGTACGACTGCGCTGTTGCAGAAGCTTTACGGCTTCTACCGTGAGCAGTTTGCCGACGCGCCCATCGGCCGCCCGAGCCCTGGCCGTCTCCATGACGCTAACTCTTTTGCGCGCTGGTTCATGGCAGAGTCCAAGCTTCGTCTTGCCCGCACTGTGTTTGCGGAGCTTGTGGGGAACCCCACAGAGCTCGCTAAGCTGCCCCGCGACACAGAAACGATTATAACGTTACTGCAGCTCCACTTAGGCGCAAAGCACATATTCTGGCGCGATCCTGGAAACAGCGTTGGGCGAGGCGGTCAGCTTTTCACGCCAGCACACATGGCGGTTGTCACTGCTTACAATTCGCTCGGCGAAGAaacgctgctgcggctgctgcgTCTCTTGCAGTCTGACCCGCAATGGAAATCAGTGTGTTCACCAGACCTCGACAGAAACATTATCCTGGCGCTTGCCTTTCACAACCGCCTCGATCTTGTGCATGCCCAAGCTGCTCGGTATTACGCGCCCGCTGCGCCAGGACATGGGCTCCCATCTACGCCTCTTCTTCCAGACGGTGCTCTCGTAGGCGCTGTCGTCACCGCATTTGCCTTCAAGCACCAGCTTGCGCAGGGGCTTGCAATCGCATACCAGTTCCTGGACCGCTTCACGCACCTACCGAATGAGCACGAACTCTGGAAAATCATATTCACCTGGCTTGCCCGCCGCCATCCCACAGGTTCTCAGGGCGCGGCGCTATACGACGAAGCATGGAGCAAAATGCGCACGCGATACGCTGAACACGGCCAGCCTACTCCATACGACTACAGTATCGCACGTGCATCCTATCGCATTGTGCGTCGCGACTCCTCGCTGCGGCGCGTCCGAGCGCTGCTCAACGACTACATGAGCCCTCTCTACCAGCAGCCCGCGGTTGCGCCCCGCGACCGtttgctgctgctcaagTGCCAGGCACACATCGTAGGCCGGCTcgtccgcgcgcgccgcaacagcgccgccgcggacTTCGTAGACCAGTGGGCACTTGACAGCGAGGCGCGTAGCCATCTGCTCGAGCACATTgcagcgcgcgccagctcccGCACTGACGCAGACGACGATGACGCCGGCGACGGCCTCTACCTCACCGGCGCACCGCTCTGGTGA
- the CAT8 gene encoding DNA-binding transcription factor CAT8 (Syntenic homolog of Saccharomyces cerevisiae YMR280C (CAT8)), protein MAGPRKEKDGYGPRIIRTLGSQALGGAGGSSRASSVSQSPGGPEGATGGASPAAAPQSTTGTPLSSLTPTNYRVAQACDRCRSKKTRCDGKRPQCSQCAAVGFECKISDKLSRRAFPRGYTETLEERVRELEAENRRLVALCDLKEEQLRLVSKYGCASAPATSSSSANKKGDSDHTTLEDEQILQQLSNSDGGALRVSSTNLYLLNKKTAAFPLVQPVQQNLSPTQLRSNPYTRATLSPSHVAEADHVTDLRKGLPANPVAISSSVGQVPPYPFTNLNDPTSISFEQDQAPGLPAVKALSSLASHEESSQLAALVAVSIPRTTEEILFVPQLLARIGQMHGFTSKQCLYTASVLASLKEITPRKTSSILEQLKAKNLWEIDNVDTFLLEGLQIDIRRGSSGDFNLENPNGYKLENEYHQTKDAHPELQELTPLTFQEIEELIQLFFDDWYSLIPIFDRSEFESYWVKFKDNVSTPGFFTSGDTLFDRRHKSISYKIFACLLLTVCQMGLMSKVKRERHERGDRLNNLMTYYDRAISHVIMNPYFSSSSTSIQSLQLLSLLLFYFLNVGDVSNVYELRGKVVSLTQQLRLHRCPSAVLGSDGSTVGKIQQGERRVLFWGVYYLDVFSSLQLGVPRLMKDHEIECALPVSSDDDNHVNLAGQMIALEGKMSPFSLSIIRFSKVLGNVLDSIFKRGMTESMTKQVALVHENALDNWRHALPDNLRFQLDVNGTINMEDLNQLKRDYLNKDTALKLNNAIFMALYFLAKIMIHLPVVATKPIIDKPQPVVDTNIPGSQIDRSSSSYVLLQQATNTFLNVLSSVSSLYLPLPLNITRTKTRFGLVSARGSLEYTKGGALFQDNKNLLLDLLKDLEADKKLNMPGTISWHSLKLLDMAVNLILQPPNTKPEKQEKLLQKKINYYNKLIDSHLGPTASLPTPGQTAPRKPEPAHARPIPEKEKPPSSKRHRGDDNAAASMPPLLEKKVKLEAPASNMPTPPAPISALHEDVPRVLDGHLGANSSLAVLAAKHEPEGSLHSSAVNAITEAFQLDPILQPTPFSNTDLPSFFGVDQYAAPPELQPFPAGYAAPDKVPQAAAQGPSATAGPPLSSKDSLFKVPSNGDFLKDYYSGMSSAQLNSLFTAPDRRDVRPRAPQPDRAPSDGLQQQPGYGFVVDASLGLAPLLAWSPRPADDLLLDDKGAKLASARSFTHVNKLSSIPTLMSTQPPPASAPHAKLGQPAPPDQDDGILTIPPRDQRGPRRLWNSALNQARPAAALDDSISDLFRWQNSG, encoded by the coding sequence ATGGCAGGGCCGCGCAAGGAGAAGGACGGGTACGGCCCGCGGATTATCCGGACTCTGGGTTCGCAGGCCCTGGGGGGTGCGGGAGGTAGCAGCCGGGCGTCATCGGTATCGCAGTCGCCGGGTGGGCCTGAGGGCGCGACGGGCGGGGcgtcgccggcggcggcgccgcagtCGACGACAGGGACGCCGCTGTCGAGTCTGACGCCGACGAACTACCGGGTGGCGCAGGCATGCGACAGGTGCCGGTCGAAGAAGACGCGGTGCGATGGGAAGCGGCCGCAGTGCTCGCAGTGTGCAGCGGTGGGGTTCGAGTGCAAGATCAGCGACAAGCTGTCGCGGCGCGCGTTTCCGCGCGGCTACACGGAGACGCTGGAGGAGCGGGtgcgcgagctggaggcggAGAACCGGCGGCTTGTTGCGTTGTGCGATCTGAAGGAGGAGCAGTTGCGGCTGGTGTCGAAGTACGGCTGTGCGAGCGCGCCGGCCACGTCCAGCTCAAGCGCGAACAAGAAGGGGGACTCGGACCACACGACACTGGAGGACGAGCAgatcctgcagcagctgtccAACTCGGACGGCGGAGCACTGCGGGTCAGTTCCACGAACCTCTACTTGTTAAATAAGAAGACTGCTGCTTTCCCGTTGGTACAGCCGGTGCAGCAGAATCTGTCCCCGACCCAACTACGATCGAACCCGTACACGCGCGCGACGCTGTCCCCCTCGCATGTTGCGGAGGCAGACCACGTCACGGACTTGCGGAAAGGGCTTCCAGCGAACCCGGTCGCAATTTCCTCTTCTGTGGGCCAGGTTCCCCCCTATCCATTCACGAATCTGAACGATCCGACATCGATATCCTTTGAGCAAGACCAGGCTCCGGGGCTCCCTGCAGTCAAGGCGCTGAGCTCCCTAGCAAGCCATGAGGAGAGCTCGCAGCTCGCAGCCCTTGTGGCGGTGTCGATACCGCGTACTACAGAGGAAATCCTGTTTGTGCCACAACTACTCGCGCGTATCGGTCAGATGCACGGATTCACTTCCAAGCAATGCCTCTATACGGCTTCTGTGCTCGCTTCGCTGAAGGAAATTACGCCACGCAAAACCTCTTCGATACTTGAGCAGCTGAAAGCGAAAAACCTGTGGGAGATTGACAATGTCGATACATTCTTGCTGGAAGGTCTGCAAATAGATATCAGACGAGGATCCTCGGGCGATTTTAATTTAGAAAATCCCAACGGCTACAAGCTTGAAAATGAATACCATCAAACAAAGGACGCCCACCCCGAACTACAGGAACTCACACCACTAACGTTCCAGGAAATTGAAGAGCTCATTCAGCTATTCTTTGATGATTGGTACAGTCTGATCCCTATTTTCGATAGATCAGAGTTTGAAAGTTACTGGGTGAAATTCAAGGACAACGTCTCCACTCCGGGATTCTTCACGTCAGGTGATACCTTGTTTGATAGAAGACACAAGTCGATCTCGTACAAAATCTTTGCATGCTTACTGTTGACAGTATGTCAAATGGGGCTCATGTCCAAGGTAAAACGGGAACGTCATGAGCGTGGTGATCGATTGAACAATTTAATGACATACTACGACCGTGCAATCTCGCATGTCATAATGAATCCGTACTTTTCTTCGAGCTCTACGTCGATCCAATCATTGCAGCTCTTATCACTGCTTCTATTCTACTTCTTAAATGTTGGTGACGTGTCTAACGTTTATGAACTGAGAGGGAAAGTGGTGTCGCTGACACAACAACTTCGGCTCCATCGTTGTCCGAGCGCGGTCTTGGGGAGCGATGGATCTACGGTCGGCAAGATCCAGCAAGGAGAGAGGCGCGTCCTATTCTGGGGAGTGTACTACCTTGACGTTTTTTCTTCGTTGCAACTTGGCGTTCCCCGTCTCATGAAGGACCATGAAATTGAGTGCGCTCTTCCGGTATCTTCTGACGATGACAATCACGTTAATTTGGCAGGCCAGATGATTGCGCTGGAGGGCAAGATGTCACCTTTTTCCCTGTCTATAATTAGATTTTCCAAAGTCCTGGGCAACGTACTCGATTCAATATTCAAGAGGGGCATGACAGAATCCATGACCAAGCAGGTGGCCCTTGTGCATGAGAATGCACTGGACAATTGGCGCCATGCATTGCCCGATAATTTGAGGTTTCAACTGGATGTTAACGGAACTATAAACATGGAGGATCTGAACCAGTTGAAACGAGACTATTTGAATAAAGACACTGCTCTAAAATTAAATAATGCCATCTTTATGGCATTGTATTTCCTTGCGAAGATTATGATTCACCTACCTGTAGTGGCTACAAAACCAATCATCGATAAGCCACAACCAGTAGTTGACACAAATATCCCCGGAAGCCAGATTGATAGGTCGTCTTCGTCATACGTCCTGCTTCAGCAGGCGACAAACACATTCCTAAACGTGCTCTCCTCGGTGAGCTCTTTATACCTGCCTCTTCCACTCAATATAACACGCACAAAAACTCGCTTCGGGTTGGTCAGTGCTCGTGGCTCCCTGGAATATACAAAGGGGGGTGCCTTGTTCCAAGACAACAAAAACCTGTTGCTGGATCTACTAAAGGACCTGGAGGCAGATAAAAAACTAAATATGCCTGGGACGATTTCATGGCACAGCTTGAAGCTACTGGACATGGCGGTTAACCTCATACTGCAGCCTCCAAACACCAAACCAGAGAAGCAAGAAAAGTTACTGCAGAAAAAAATCAATTACTACAACAAGCTAATTGACTCCCATCTGGGCCCAACGGCGTCCTTGCCCACCCCAGGGCAGACAGCGCCACGGAAGCCGGAGCCGGCGCATGCGCGCCCGATTCCCGAGAAGGAAAAGCCGCCGAGCTCCAAACGCCATAGAGGCGATGACAACGCAGCGGCGTCTAtgccgccgctgctggaAAAAAAGGTGAAGCTCGAAGCCCCGGCCAGCAACATGCCGACACCGCCAGCGCCGATCTCGGCGTTGCACGAAGACGTACCTCGGGTGCTCGACGGCCATCTAGGCGCGAACAGCTCCCTGGCCGTCCTTGCTGCCAAACATGAGCCGGAGGGCAGCCTGCATTCCTCAGCCGTCAACGCAATCACAGAGGCCTTCCAGCTGGACCCCATTCTCCAGCCGACGCCCTTCAGCAACACAGATCTACCTTCTTTCTTTGGCGTCGACCAGTACGCAGCGCCACCCGAGCTCCAGCCCTTCCCGGCCGGCTACGCCGCGCCGGACAAGGTGCCCCAGGCAGCAGCCCAGGGCCCAAGCGCCACCGCTGGCCCCCCCCTCAGCTCCAAGGACAGCCTCTTCAAGGTCCCCAGCAACGGCGACTTCCTCAAGGACTACTACAGCGGCATGTCGTCCGCGCAGCTTAACTCGCTCTTTACAGCGCCTGACCGGCGCGACGTACGCCCCCGCGCACCTCAGCCCGACCGCGCCCCGTCCGACGgcctccagcagcagcctgGCTACGGCTTTGTCGTCGACGCCTCGCTCGGCCTcgcgccgctgctcgcCTGGTCCCCGCGTCCCGCTGACGACCTGCTGCTCGACGACAAGGGCGCCAAGCTCGCCTCCGCGCGCTCCTTCACTCATGTCAACAAGCTCAGTTCCATCCCCACCCTCATGAGCACCCAGCCCCCGCCCGCCTCCGCGCCCCATGCGAAGCTCGGCCAGCCCGCGCCCCCGGATCAGGACGACGGCATCCTCACCATTCCCCCGCGCGACCAGCGCGGCCCGCGCCGTCTTTGGAATAGCGCACTCAACCAGGCTCGCCCCGCCGCGGCCCTAGACGACAGCATCAGCGACCTTTTCCGCTGGCAAAACAGCGGCTAG
- the NAB6 gene encoding Nab6p (Syntenic homolog of Saccharomyces cerevisiae YML117W (NAB6)), with protein MTNYQRLGPLGQAVPGPGAGGQPASSGPAQGPGTGPGQPARFFPGAEGMSLAAGSMPPVPQTPFDPTYGASLLPSHMLMGSPFLSTPLRPQAHFHPSTPGHSSHSLHHAQSARSSFLYYPQPPMLKPIPPRRKKSVTLNHSEPYHINFKILPKGKDEYMTRSLLLTNLEMLRDLDIHNFLNSFVKFGPVESIYLMDDNHSILLSFLTKATCLDFYNNLLQRFSEFKTKLHSPKLSVSFVCQDESSWFKYLQMNVVTRGATRSLTVEFEDSVKELNEDFVRLKFPWLFCSQRFVLERIDLINATTVNQHFGTRYMILHFISISMALEVDDFLQQPSQKRQLNISRIQFVNVNGHHSKLSDEEAVAAANGLQQDSRTSSVSSISLSISNTADLAALFHSLDLSLDTLSLQVVPSEYPTPLIEQHSEHLTSITISRPSKTLGPSASLIEMDSNATNAGNHHGVSSSLSGVLFMNDPSSSGSTPMIVPSELNLNTPVMGGPMQGQLMPGPPQPMSLHNPSDGNGGSPSYFMDPMVGAPIGQTLQRQYLAGASQANGINNRTVYIGNIHPRSKPEDICNVVRGGILQTIKWISSKRICFVTFIETAAAVQFYANASLEPIVLHGNILRVGWGQPSGELPKNIALAVTIGASRNVYVSLPEYSFKEKYINNPEFKLYHGKYKLPTEEQLRQDFTKYGQVEQINYLEDGHCCWVNFMNIAHAIRLVEDSNSPIEKNLEKFHAQFDGRYKNLIIGYGKDRCGNVNKNLAANKNSRFYKKIKKQSYSMKQGKQPRKEDGIVNSDDLTKNNEVLPGVQMNSSKNGGVGESQSLVGDQELAEGLGISLTSAQISPDTGHTHHYSDGVEEGDECDDDDAGYSTSGSSDIDIIVAPPDEFKRRESGTSSGKHKKKSKSTRRNQHSNAASSASYNQQYSLGSLDHTSSAGSLDAPPPLAPSSMQQHLADRRPRHTPGRSTDSSASQYNSQTPTNANYKSRRRRQAKFSKPIAGQDVMSQYLEQLHHSTFLYATNILGATTVQEPLGGYYDSNGNEQH; from the coding sequence ATGACCAACTACCAGCGGTTAGGGCCCCTCGGGCAGGCGGTGCCAGGGCCCGGGGCAGGGGGGCAGCCGGCCTCCTCAGGGCCGGCGCAGGGGCCGGGGACAGGGCCGGGGCAGCCGGCACGGTTCTTTCCAGGGGCAGAGGGCATGAGTCTCGCCGCGGGAAGCATGCCGCCGGTGCCGCAGACGCCATTTGACCCGACGTACGGGGCGTCGTTGCTACCATCACACATGCTCATGGGTTCGCCGTTTCTTTCGACGCCGCTTCGGCCGCAGGCGCACTTCCACCCCTCGACGCCAGGACATAGCAGCCACTCGCTGCACCACGCGCAGTCTGCACGGTCCTCGTTTCTCTATTATCCACAGCCCCCGATGCTCAAGCCGATCCCGCCGCGGCGGAAGAAATCGGTAACGCTTAACCACAGCGAGCCTTACCATATCAACTTCAAGATTCTGCCGAAGGGTAAGGACGAGTACATGACTCGGTCCTTACTCTTGACAAACTTGGAGATGCTGCGGGATCTCGACATACACAATTTTCTCAACAGTTTTGTTAAATTCGGGCCTGTGGAATCGATATACCTTATGGATGACAACCATTCGATACTCCTCAGCTTTTTGACGAAGGCAACGTGTCTAGACTTCTACAATAACTTACTACAGCGCTTCTCGGAGTTCAAAACAAAGCTACATTCGCCAAAGCTTTCTGTCAGTTTCGTATGCCAAGATGAGAGCAGTTGGTTCAAGTATTTGCAGATGAATGTCGTCACGAGGGGCGCTACGAGGTCGCTCACCGTGGAATTTGAAGACTCAGTGAAGGAATTGAACGAAGACTTTGTACGCCTGAAGTTCCCCTGGTTGTTCTGCTCGCAACGATTTGTTCTTGAAAGGATTGACTTGATAAACGCAACCACAGTCAACCAACATTTTGGAACCAGGTACATGATTCTCCATTTTATCAGTATATCAATGGCCTTGGAAGTTGATGACTTTTTGCAGCAACCTTCGCAGAAACGTCAACTGAATATTTCGCGAATTCAGTTTGTTAACGTCAATGGGCATCACTCGAAACTTTCAGACGAAGAGGCAGTTGCCGCTGCTAACGGCCTGCAACAAGATTCGCGAACCTCTTCAGTTTCGTCCATTTCTTTATCTATTTCGAATACCGCCGATCTAGCTGCATTGTTTCACTCTTTAGATCTGAGCCTGGATACGTTATCTTTGCAGGTTGTACCATCGGAATATCCTACTCCTCTGATAGAGCAGCATTCAGAACACCTAACCTCGATCACCATATCGAGACCATCGAAGACATTGGGCCCTTCCGCTTCTTTGATAGAAATGGATTCCAATGCCACTAACGCAGGCAACCATCATGGTGTCTCCAGTTCTTTATCGGGCGTCTTATTCATGAATGACCCTTCTTCTTCGGGTTCTACTCCTATGATTGTACCATCAGAGCTCAACCTCAACACACCAGTCATGGGTGGTCCTATGCAAGGCCAACTCATGCCAGGTCCCCCGCAGCCTATGTCACTTCACAATCCGAGCGATGGTAACGGGGGATCTCCTTCATACTTTATGGATCCAATGGTGGGCGCCCCTATCGGTCAGACTCTACAGCGCCAGTACCTAGCAGGTGCGAGCCAAGCAAATGGTATAAACAACAGGACTGTCTATATTGGGAACATCCACCCTAGATCGAAACCAGAAGATATCTGCAACGTTGTACGCGGAGGTATCTTACAAACGATCAAATGGATAAGTTCCAAACGCATATGTTTTGTTACCTTTATCGAAACAGCAGCTGCAGTTCAATTTTATGCAAATGCCTCGCTAGAGCCAATTGTTTTGCATGGAAATATTTTGCGCGTAGGATGGGGCCAGCCAAGCGGTGAGTTGCCGAAAAACATTGCACTTGCTGTCACCATTGGTGCTAGCAGAAACGTTTACGTTTCGCTACCGGAGTATTCTTTCAAGGAAAAATACATCAACAACCCAGAGTTCAAGTTGTATCATGGGAAGTATAAATTACCTACCGAGGAACAGTTGAGGCAGGACTTTACGAAATATGGTCAGGTCGAGCAAATCAACTACTTAGAAGATGGACATTGTTGCTGGGTCAACTTCATGAATATTGCACACGCTATCCGTCTAGTAGAGGATTCGAACTCGCCGATCGAAAAGAATTTAGAGAAGTTTCACGCGCAATTTGACGGTCGCTACAAGAATTTAATAATCGGTTATGGCAAAGATAGATGTGGGAACGTCAATAAAAACCTGGCCGCAAACAAGAATTCACGTTTTTACAAAAAGATCAAAAAACAAAGCTATAGTATGAAGCAAGGAAAGCAGCCAAGGAAAGAAGATGGCATTGTTAATTCAGATGACCTTACGAAAAATAATGAGGTACTCCCTGGTGTTCAAATGAATAGTTCCAAAAATGGGGGCGTTGGAGAATCTCAAAGCCTAGTAGGCGATCAGGAATTAGCCGAAGGATTGGGCATTAGCCTGACCTCTGCTCAGATTAGCCCAGACACTGGTCATACACACCATTATAGTGATGGAGTTGAAGAGGGTGATGAGTGCGACGACGATGACGCTGGATATTCAACTTCTGGCTCGTCGGATATCGATATTATTGTTGCTCCTCCGGACGAATTTAAACGGAGAGAAAGCGGTACATCAAGCGGTAAGCACAAGAAAAAATCCAAATCAACCCGTAGGAATCAGCACTCGAATGCTGCCAGCTCAGCGTCTTATAACCAGCAATATTCCTTGGGTTCATTAGACCATACTTCATCGGCAGGGTCGCTCGATGCGCCTCCGCCACTTGCACCATCCTCAATGCAACAGCATCTTGCTGATAGGCGCCCTCGTCACACCCCGGGAAGGTCTACTGACTCGTCAGCTTCTCAGTACAATAGTCAAACTCCTACCAATGCCAACTACAAATCAAGGAGGAGACGGCAAGCGAAATTTTCCAAACCGATAGCTGGTCAGGATGTCATGAGCCAGTACTTGGAGCAGCTACACCATTCGACTTTCCTGTATGCGACGAATATACTTGGTGCGACAACTGTTCAGGAACCGCTGGGAGGATATTATGACTCTAATGGAAATGAACAGCATTAA
- the GPI12 gene encoding N-acetylglucosaminylphosphatidylinositol deacetylase (Syntenic homolog of Saccharomyces cerevisiae YMR281W (GPI12)): MFGSFFAVVKLYLLLLAVYCWSRRRLERHNTQVFERLVGGDSQHTSLTLVIAHPDDEVMFFAPTLLQLDARLPAWMPFRVVCLTDGGAEGLGQLRRAELQKALRLLVLEHDVTLEVADFTDGMKEDWDLAEVRTRLGELVTDAKPLVLTFDERGVSGHRNHIGCALAAARLGHKTLFLRSERNLLRKYSFFVLDVFRVVFGTPPPTVFVSTLAQYLHALVAMVVAHRSQMVWFRWGWWMASRYVYANEY; encoded by the coding sequence ATGTTCGGGTCGTTCTTTGCGGTGGTGAAGCTGTATCTATTGCTGCTGGCGGTGTACTGCTggtcgcggcggcggctaGAACGGCACAACACGCAGGTGTTTGAGCGGCTAGTGGGCGGGGACAGCCAGCACACGTCGCTCACACTGGTGATCGCGCACCCGGATGACGAGGTGATGTTCTTCGCGCCGACGCTGTTGCAGCTGGACGCGCGGCTACCGGCGTGGATGCCTTTCCGGGTGGTGTGTCTGACGGACGGGGGCGCGGAGGGACTGgggcagctgcggcgggcggagctgcagaaggcattgcggctgctggtgctggaGCACGACGTGACGCTGGAAGTGGCGGACTTCACGGACGGGATGAAGGAGGACTGGGACCTTGCGGAGGTGCGGACGCGGCTTGGCGAGCTGGTGACGGACGCGAAGCCGCTGGTGCTGACGTTTGACGAGCGGGGCGTGTCCGGGCACCGCAACCACATCGGAtgcgcgctggcggcggcgcggctAGGGCACAAGACGCTGTTTCTGCGCAGCGAGCGTAACCTGCTGCGCAAGTACTCGTTTTTCGTGCTGGACGTGTTCCGGGTGGTGTTCGggacgccgccgccgacgGTGTTTGTCAGCACGCTGGCGCAGTATCTGCATGCATTGGTGGCGATGGTGGTGGCGCATCGGTCGCAGATGGTGTGGTTCCGCTGGGGCTGGTGGATGGCGAGCCGGTACGTGTATGCGAATGAGTATTGA